The region TGGTTGGGCAACCACAACAATTTACATTTCGTGGTGTCAGGCCTTTTTCCCGATATTGCAGAAACCGCTAGATAAGTTACAAAGAAATGGCACGCTTTTCCCGAAACCTTACCATAGCCTTTCCACTTGACATAATGTATCTCATAGGATACATTATATACTAGTGATCAAGATTAAACAGACTGAAGCGTATGAAGAATGGTTTGACAGTCTTTCTGATAGCAGAGCAAAGGCCAGAATAGATGTCAGAATACGCCGCCTGTCTCTTGGCAATCCCGGCGAAACAAGACCGGTAGGTGAAGGAGTTATGGAACTCAAAATAGATTACGGACCGGGTTACCGGGTTTATTATGTGAGCAAAGGCAAAACCTTTGTTATTCTTCTTGCCGGAGGGGATAAGAAAACACAGAATAAAGACATAGCCAGAGCAAAGATGCTGGCCAAAGAGATTCAAGCGGAGGGATAAGCTATGAAAACAAGACCATGGGATGCTGCAGACCATCTGAAAACCGAAGAAGATATGGTAAATTATCTTGAAGCGGCGTTTGAGGATGGTGACCCTTCTCTCATACAGGCTGCCATAGGTGATATAGCAAGAGCGAGAGGCATGACTGACATTGCCAAAAACACCGGTCTCGGTCGGGAAAGTCTGTACAAATCTTTGAATCCCGGGGGCAACCCCTCCTTTGCCACAGTCCTCAAGGTAATAAAGATACTTGGTCTTTCATTACGGTTGCAAAGACAAGCATAGATATTCTTATATTTACATGATGTAGATACTGGCGTGGTTTTCCCATATAAATTCGATACAAAAGCCAAACCTTATTGAATACTTGTCGGATTTGTTAATAACGGGGCGAAATGTGCAAATATTTGTCAGCTTATTTTCTGTTCCAGCATGTATTGGGCTGCTTCCTGAACTGAACAATTTTGCAATGCAATGGTTTATCTGCGCTTTTAAGCAATAATCATTGGTTAACTGAAGACGATTCCTTCTCTGAGCACTTATCCGTTGACTTTCATTTTTCTTTTTATTATCATGTCACTTTATAAACAAATCATATTCATAACAGTTTTATTTTCCCATAAAAAGATTTAACAAAACTACTTTAAATAGCTATTGCAAATGGCACTCCAAAAAAAACACATCTAAAAGACTTAAATTGCGAGGGGGTTTAGTCGGTATGAAAAAGATTTTAATAAACATCATCAATAACGATAAAAGCCCGTACTATATCGTATTGTTCTTTATGG is a window of Syntrophorhabdaceae bacterium DNA encoding:
- a CDS encoding type II toxin-antitoxin system RelE/ParE family toxin — encoded protein: MIKIKQTEAYEEWFDSLSDSRAKARIDVRIRRLSLGNPGETRPVGEGVMELKIDYGPGYRVYYVSKGKTFVILLAGGDKKTQNKDIARAKMLAKEIQAEG
- a CDS encoding putative addiction module antidote protein codes for the protein MKTRPWDAADHLKTEEDMVNYLEAAFEDGDPSLIQAAIGDIARARGMTDIAKNTGLGRESLYKSLNPGGNPSFATVLKVIKILGLSLRLQRQA